In Papaver somniferum cultivar HN1 chromosome 1, ASM357369v1, whole genome shotgun sequence, a genomic segment contains:
- the LOC113302762 gene encoding U-box domain-containing protein 4-like encodes MVSIQDSQLPSSTQTLICSSPSSTFSSSISSKKRAQGQSKRTIRSNLYKNDPSEPKSAYVSENLTESVLDFRLTELVMENNKRNSSFDNDFIDLSQAFSDFSAYSSDISGELQRLAGVSPSNEDNHQQNEGTLNVEETDSWLGFLNREELSSEIYECEENIEKSVLGYVVQLKSSSLSVQRSAAANIRLLAKNSSENRAIIGESGAIPVLISLLKCTDPWTQEHSVTALLNLSLHEENKILITNSGAIKPLVYVLKTGTETSKQNAACALLNLSLIDDNKIKIGVSGAIPPLISLLLNGSTRGKKDALTTLYKLCSVNPNKERAVTAGAVKPLVVLVSEQGNGLAEKAMVVLNSLAAIEEGRNAIVEEGGIPVLVEAIEDGSVKGKDFALLTLLQLCSGNARNRGLLVREGGIPPLVALSQSGSARAKQKAETLLGYLREPRQEASCSSTP; translated from the exons atggtgTCTATTCAAGATTCTCAACTTCCTTCATCAACACAAACACTTATATGTTCATCACCATCCTCAACTTTTtcatcatcaatatcatcaaaGAAACGAGCACAAGGTCAATCTAAGAGAACGATTCGTTCTAATCTCTACAAAAATGATCCTTCGGAACCTAAATCTGCTTACGTTTCTGAAAATTTGACAGAATCTGTTTTGGATTTTAGGTTAACTGAATTAGTGAtggaaaacaacaaaagaaattcAAGTTTCGATAATGATTTTATTGATCTTTCTCAAGCTTTTAGTGATTTTTCAGCTTATAGTAGTGATATATCCGGAGAATTACAGAGATTAGCTGGTGTTAGTCCATCAAATGAAGATAatcatcaacaaaatgaaggtacTCTAAATGTTGAAGAAACTGATTCTTGGTTAGGGTTTTTAAATCGTGAAGAACTCTCATCAGAAATATACGAATGCGAAGAAAATATTGAGAAATCGGTGTTAGGTTATGTGGTACAGCTTAAATCTTCATCATTGTCTGTACAACGTTCGGCTGCTGCAAACATTCGATTACTTGCCAAGAATAGTTCGGAGAATCGGGCGATTATTGGTGAGTCAGGTGCGATTCCTGTGTTAATTTCTCTTTTGAAATGTACCGATCCTTGGACTCAAGAACATTCAGTAACAGCTTTATTAAATCTTTCTTTACATGAAGAGAACAAGATTTTGATTACTAATTCTGGTGCAATTAAGCCGCTTGTTTATGTACTCAAAACCGGAACTGAAACATCCAAACAGAACGCTGCTTGTGCTTTACTAAATTTATCGTTAATTGACGATAACAAGATTAAAATTGGGGTTTCTGGAGCTATTCCGCCACTGATTTCGTTATTGTTGAATGGTTCGACTCGAGGGAAGAAAGATGCATTAACTACGTTGTACAAGCTTTGCTCAGTGAATCCCAATAAAGAAAGAGCTGTGACTGCTGGTGCAGTAAAACCACTAGTTGTCTTAGTTTCTGAGCAAGGGAATGGTTTAGCTGAAAAAGCTATGGTGGTTTTGAATAGTTTAGCTGCCATTGAAGAGGGGAGAAATgctattgttgaagaaggtggtaTTCCTGTTTTAGTTGAGGCTATTGAAGATGGGTCTGTCAAAGGAAAGGATTTCGCGTTGTTAACCCTTTTGCAACTCTGCAGTGGCAATGCGAGAAATAGAGGATTATTAGTGAGAGAAGGTGGAATTCCTCCACTTGTTGCATTATCTCAATCTGGAAGTGCAAGGGCTAAACAAAAG GCAGAAACACTTCTTGGGTATCTGAGGGAACCAAGACAAGAAGCCTCTTGTTCATCAACTCCTTGA
- the LOC113351539 gene encoding transcriptional adapter ADA2-like, protein MGRSRVPRSIVIEDLSGRTRRSKRLVSSIAENSEFAAAGQGTNEGERALFHCNYCNKDVTGKIRIKCAVCPDFDLCLECFSVGAEITPHKSNHPYRVMDKLSFPLICPDWNADEEMLLVEGLEMYGFGNWEEVAEHAGTKSRDQCLDHYNSAYMNSPCFPLPDMSYTAGKNRDELLAVAKEQEDANKASTGVPSVTVAELSLQEQPTFSPALKTVEAEAVADVGSGIKGSNSLAVTDGTTKTASNIGRVKDIAPDANTGKVDRSVGVKKPKALSNKGPFLPEVSGYNPKRREFDPAYDNEAEKSIADLEFKDTDTADEREIKLRMLHIYNQRIAERKRRMDFILERGLLYPDPLVKDLDPEERELYEKYKVFMRFHSKEEHDELIEVVIAEHRARKRIQELEEARAAGCRTSAQADKYHAIKKKLIAEEKARMNQEGSRQVAGVSGKVLFKAGVPGHATMEPDNINSPQGVGGGPVGSASFEAGGSSGDPNHHPSTIVSGSASSSSSSTSSINRWDITGLPGAELLSGPEKRLCMEIKLIPNHYLKMLEAMSIQIYRGGITKKSDAYRFFNMDPNKVDKIYDMLVRKGIASHSSN, encoded by the exons ATGGGTCGTTCTCGTGTTCCTCGCTCTATTGTAATTGAAGATTTAAGTGGAAG AACAAGGAGAAGCAAAAGGCTTGTTTCATCAATTGCTGAAAATTCAGAATTCGCAGCTGCAG GTCAAGGAACAAACGAAGGGGAAAGGGCACTATTCCATTGCAATTACTGCAATAAAGACGTCACAGGAAAGATCCGCATAAAATGTGCAGTATGTCCCGACTTCGACTTGTGTCTAGAATGTTTCTCTGTTGGAGCTGAGATTACACCTCACAAAAGCAATCACCCATATAGGGTTATG GACAAGTTGTCTTTCCCTCTAATATGTCCAGACTGGAACGCAGACGAAGAAATGCTGCTTGTAGAG GGACTCGAAATGTATGGATTTGGAAACTGGGAAGAAGTAGCAGAGCATGCAGGTACAAAGAGCAGAGATCAATGTCTCGATCACTATAATAGTGCCTACATGAACTCTCCATGTTTTCCTCTTCCG GACATGTCTTATACTGCCGGAAAGAATAGAGATGAACTTCTTGCGGTTGCTAAAGAGCAAGAGGATGCCAATAAAG CGTCTACAGGAGTTCCTTCAGTTACAGTTGCGGAGCTCTCCCTTCAAGAACAACCTACTTTCTCTCCAGCATTGAA AACTGTAGAAGCTGAAGCTGTAG CAGATGTGGGTTCTGGGATCAAAGGTAGCAACTCATTAGCGGTAACGGATGGTACAACTAAAACAGCTTCGAACATTGGTCGGGTTAAAGATATTGCTCCTGATGCAAACACAGGGAAAG TAGACAGGAGTGTCGGGGTAAAGAAGCCAAAGGCGCTCAGTAACAAGGGTCCTTTCTTGCCTGAGGTGAGTGGCTATAATCCCAAGCGACGAGAGTTTGATCCTGCATACGACAATGAGGCGGAGAAATCTATTGCAGACTTGGAATTCAAGGACACTGACACTGCAGATGAGCGTGAGATAAAGCTTCGGATGTTGCATATCTATAATCAAAG AATTGCTGAACGTAAACGTAGAATGGACTTCATATTGGAAAGAGGTCTACTTTATCCTGATCCCTTAGTGAAAGACCTCGATCCCGAAGAAAGGGAGCTATATGAGAAGTATAAGGTCTTCATGCGATTCCATTCTAAAGAAGAACATGACGAATTGATTGAGGTTGTCATTGCCGAGCATAGAGCTCGAAAAAGGATTCAAGAACTCGAG GAAGCCCGAGCAGCCGGTTGTCGTACGTCTGCTCAAGCAGACAAGTATCATGCAATTAAAAAGAAGTTAATAGCCGAAGAAAAGGCAAGAATGAATCAGGAGGGAAGTCGTCAAGTGGCTGGTGTAAGCGGGAAAGTACTATTCAAGGCAGGGGTTCCGGGTCATGCAACAATGGAACCTGATAACATCAACAGTCCTCAAGGAGTAGGTGGTGGTCCTGTAGGTTCTGCTAGTTTCGAGGCTGGTGGAAGTAGTGGAGATCCTAATCACCATCCCTCCACCATAGTTTCAggatcagcttcttcttcttcttcttctacaagtTCCATCAACCGTTGGGATATCACAGGACTTCCTGGAGCAGAATTACTATCTGGACCA GAAAAGCGTTTATGCATGGAAATCAAATTGATACCAAATCATTATCTGAAGATGCTAGAAGCAATGTCAATACAGATCTATAGAGGTGGAATAACAAAGAAATCAGATGCTTACCGTTTCTTCAACATGGATCCTAACAAAGTGGATAAGATTTATGATATGCTTGTCCGGAAAGGGATTGCTTCTCATAGTTCAAACTAA